From Chryseobacterium tructae, one genomic window encodes:
- a CDS encoding DUF3817 domain-containing protein, whose protein sequence is MNFIEKFFSKYSQEKLIKWFKQICLAEAISCVLLYCVAMIWIRYDENLYSIIFISVVGSLHGLFFTLYLLLCIPARKIYNWDDEDFVFALLAAFFPFATVWVDKSLAKQDRE, encoded by the coding sequence ATGAACTTCATCGAAAAATTCTTCTCAAAATATTCTCAGGAAAAACTCATTAAATGGTTTAAACAGATCTGTCTGGCAGAGGCTATTTCATGTGTTTTATTGTATTGTGTTGCGATGATCTGGATTCGATATGATGAAAATTTATATTCTATTATTTTTATCAGCGTGGTTGGTAGTTTGCACGGATTATTTTTTACGCTTTATCTTTTACTCTGCATTCCTGCAAGAAAAATTTACAACTGGGATGATGAAGATTTTGTGTTCGCTTTATTAGCAGCCTTTTTCCCTTTTGCTACGGTATGGGTAGATAAGTCTTTAGCCAAACAGGATCGTGAATAA
- the smpB gene encoding SsrA-binding protein SmpB, producing MKIEKTVNILNKRARFEYEILEEYEAGMVLTGTEIKSLRSSKASITESFCQFIDGELYIINMMIDEYKLGTFYNHKTKRERKLLLHKKELQKLEKKLKDAGNTIIPLKLYITDRGKAKVLIALGRGKKLFDKREAIKDRENKRNLDRILKKS from the coding sequence ATGAAGATTGAGAAAACAGTTAACATATTAAATAAAAGAGCCCGTTTTGAGTATGAAATTCTTGAAGAATATGAAGCCGGGATGGTTTTAACGGGTACGGAAATAAAATCTTTACGTTCTTCCAAAGCATCCATCACAGAATCGTTCTGTCAGTTTATTGATGGGGAGTTATACATCATCAACATGATGATTGATGAGTATAAATTGGGAACTTTTTACAATCATAAAACAAAAAGGGAACGGAAATTGCTCTTGCACAAAAAAGAATTGCAGAAACTTGAAAAAAAGTTAAAGGATGCAGGGAACACGATTATACCTTTGAAATTATATATCACTGATCGAGGGAAAGCAAAGGTGCTGATAGCGCTGGGTAGAGGGAAGAAGCTTTTCGATAAAAGGGAGGCCATTAAAGATAGAGAAAATAAGCGGAACCTGGACAGAATATTAAAGAAAAGTTAA
- a CDS encoding response regulator encodes MIRIFAYDDSPERLQSLRILIELSENMEYIGEALNCENVEVEMQSYQPDVVLMDINMPVVDGIAGLKIIKSKFPHINVLIQTAFDDSEKIFRSISGGASGYILKSDTPRRILQAIEEVYEGGASMNPAIAKRVLEYFQPTADQKLLTQKEREVLKLLAEGMSYKMIADQLGISYSTVNTHIKHIYNKLHISSLGEAVSWYFKNIKE; translated from the coding sequence ATGATCAGAATATTTGCCTATGACGATAGTCCCGAGCGACTGCAAAGCCTCAGAATTTTAATTGAGCTTTCCGAAAATATGGAGTATATCGGTGAAGCACTCAATTGTGAAAATGTAGAAGTAGAAATGCAAAGTTATCAGCCTGATGTTGTCTTGATGGACATCAATATGCCGGTTGTAGATGGAATTGCAGGTTTGAAAATAATCAAATCAAAATTCCCGCATATCAATGTTTTGATACAGACTGCTTTTGATGATAGCGAAAAGATATTCCGATCTATTTCTGGTGGGGCAAGTGGCTATATCCTGAAAAGCGATACTCCAAGACGGATTCTTCAGGCGATTGAAGAAGTTTACGAAGGCGGTGCATCCATGAATCCTGCTATTGCAAAAAGAGTCCTGGAATATTTTCAGCCGACAGCCGATCAGAAGCTTTTGACACAAAAAGAACGGGAGGTTTTGAAACTGCTTGCCGAAGGGATGAGCTATAAAATGATCGCAGATCAACTGGGAATAAGCTATTCCACGGTGAATACCCATATTAAACATATCTATAACAAGCTTCATATTTCGTCTTTGGGTGAGGCGGTTTCCTGGTACTTTAAAAATATAAAAGAGTAA
- the recJ gene encoding single-stranded-DNA-specific exonuclease RecJ → MSQKWIYKPEPDEEVVDGLSSSLGFGTFESKLLVLRGIDNYQKAREFFKPNLTDIHSPFLMADMQKAVERIATAIENGEKILVYGDYDVDGTTAVALMYLYLSKIVEKKYLDYYIPDRNSEGYGISTEGIDFAKENGFSLIIALDCGIKALDMINYASSLDIDFIICDHHLPGEEIPDAAAVLDPKRSDCRYPFKELSGCGVGFKLCQGLNTIYKLPDAELFELTDLLAISIAADIVSMTGENRVLAKMGLKTLRKTRNLGLRLLIPEDKLSHFEISNIVFEIAPKINAAGRISHGKAAVELMVSENLKHANQIVGDIMNLNDERRELDMNSTLSALNQIIESQQETKHTTIVYHPEWNKGVIGIVASRLIETYYKPTLVFTDGNNGEMVASARSVSDFDVHEALDMCSEYFLKFGGHHAAAGLSMEKEKFEAFKVKFEKIVSEKIREHQKEPSISIDSEIRVDDINREFINFHRKLAPFGPQNMKPIFTLSDQRLSGYVKTMGKDNNHLKFYIKQEASGRNIECVGFKLGQFVEDFKNKNFDLAFTLEENHWKGNVTHYLNIKDVKFRD, encoded by the coding sequence ATGAGTCAAAAATGGATTTACAAGCCCGAACCCGATGAGGAAGTTGTGGATGGACTAAGTTCGTCACTTGGTTTTGGCACTTTTGAATCTAAACTTCTCGTTCTAAGAGGAATTGACAATTATCAAAAGGCGAGAGAATTTTTCAAACCAAACCTTACCGATATACACAGTCCGTTTTTAATGGCAGACATGCAAAAGGCTGTAGAGCGCATTGCCACTGCAATTGAAAACGGCGAAAAAATATTGGTATATGGCGACTATGATGTGGATGGAACCACCGCTGTTGCCTTAATGTACCTTTACCTCAGCAAAATTGTTGAGAAAAAATATCTGGATTACTATATTCCTGACAGAAATTCTGAAGGATATGGAATTTCTACTGAAGGAATTGATTTTGCCAAAGAGAATGGGTTTTCGTTAATCATTGCGTTGGACTGCGGAATCAAGGCTCTTGATATGATTAATTATGCTTCCAGTCTGGACATAGATTTTATTATCTGCGATCATCACCTTCCCGGTGAAGAGATTCCTGACGCTGCAGCTGTACTTGATCCTAAAAGAAGTGACTGCCGATATCCGTTCAAGGAACTTTCAGGATGTGGTGTAGGTTTTAAACTTTGCCAGGGACTGAATACCATTTACAAACTTCCGGATGCTGAATTATTTGAGCTCACAGATCTTCTGGCTATATCCATCGCTGCAGATATTGTTTCGATGACCGGAGAAAACAGAGTTCTTGCTAAAATGGGATTAAAAACCCTTAGAAAAACAAGAAATCTTGGGTTAAGATTATTAATTCCGGAGGATAAACTGTCTCATTTCGAAATTTCAAATATTGTTTTTGAAATTGCACCTAAAATAAATGCTGCGGGAAGAATTTCCCATGGAAAAGCAGCTGTGGAACTTATGGTTTCTGAAAACCTGAAGCATGCCAACCAAATCGTGGGTGATATCATGAACCTCAACGATGAAAGACGCGAACTGGATATGAACTCTACTCTTTCGGCCTTGAATCAGATTATAGAATCTCAACAGGAAACAAAACATACAACCATTGTTTATCACCCTGAATGGAACAAAGGAGTAATCGGAATTGTAGCCTCCAGACTGATCGAAACTTACTATAAACCTACATTGGTATTTACTGATGGAAATAATGGTGAAATGGTAGCTTCCGCAAGATCTGTATCTGATTTTGATGTGCATGAAGCGCTTGATATGTGCTCTGAATATTTTCTTAAATTCGGAGGGCATCACGCTGCTGCCGGGCTTTCAATGGAAAAGGAAAAGTTTGAGGCTTTCAAAGTTAAATTCGAAAAAATTGTTTCTGAAAAAATAAGGGAACACCAAAAGGAACCTTCAATTAGTATTGATTCTGAAATTAGGGTTGATGATATCAACAGAGAGTTTATCAATTTCCATAGAAAACTAGCTCCTTTCGGGCCTCAAAATATGAAACCGATCTTCACCTTGTCTGATCAGAGACTTTCTGGTTATGTAAAAACAATGGGTAAAGATAACAACCATCTGAAGTTTTATATCAAACAGGAAGCTTCAGGAAGAAATATTGAGTGTGTCGGTTTTAAACTTGGACAGTTTGTAGAAGATTTTAAAAATAAAAATTTCGATCTTGCTTTTACCTTGGAGGAAAATCATTGGAAAGGCAATGTAACTCACTATCTTAACATAAAAGATGTAAAGTTCAGGGATTAA
- a CDS encoding ABC-F family ATP-binding cassette domain-containing protein gives MLTVSNLSLQFGKRVLFDEVNIMFTKGNCYGIIGANGAGKSTFLKILTGKQDPTTGHVSLEPGKRMSVLEQDHFAYDQFTVLEAVLRGNKKLFEIKEEMDALYAKEDFSDEDGIKAGELGVIYDEMGGWTAESDAQTMLSNVGVKDEMHWQMMSELENKDKVKVLLAQALFGNPDVLILDEPTNDLDIDTISWLEDFLADYENTVIVVSHDRHFLDTVCTHIGDLDYAKLNLYTGNYSFWYQASQLATRQRAQANKKAEEKKKELQDFIARFSSNVAKAKQATARKKMIDKLNIDDIKPSSRRYPAIIFEMEREAGDQILDVKGLEKTKDGELLFSNIDLNLKKGDKVAVLSKNSLAITEFFEILAGNVEADKGTVAWGVTTNQSHMPLDNTNFFQEDLSLVDWLRQFTKNDEERHEEFVRGFLGRMLFSGDEALKSCKVLSGGEKMRCMFSRMMLQKANVLLLDEPTNHLDLESITTLNNSLSNFKGNLLLASHDHEMLSTVCNRIIELTPNGIIDREMTYDEYLADKKVKELREKMYS, from the coding sequence ATGTTAACAGTATCTAACTTATCTTTACAATTCGGGAAAAGAGTTCTTTTTGACGAGGTAAATATTATGTTTACCAAAGGAAACTGCTACGGGATCATCGGAGCAAACGGGGCGGGAAAGTCTACATTCCTTAAAATATTAACAGGAAAGCAGGATCCTACAACAGGTCACGTATCTCTGGAACCAGGGAAAAGAATGTCAGTTTTGGAGCAGGATCACTTTGCTTATGATCAGTTTACTGTTCTTGAAGCTGTATTAAGAGGTAATAAAAAATTATTTGAGATAAAGGAGGAAATGGATGCGTTATACGCAAAAGAAGATTTCTCCGATGAAGATGGAATTAAAGCCGGTGAATTAGGGGTTATTTATGATGAAATGGGTGGATGGACTGCAGAATCTGATGCACAAACCATGCTTTCCAATGTTGGTGTTAAAGATGAAATGCACTGGCAAATGATGAGTGAACTGGAAAATAAGGACAAAGTAAAGGTCCTTTTGGCTCAGGCACTTTTCGGAAATCCTGATGTATTGATTCTGGATGAACCTACCAATGACCTTGACATTGATACAATCTCTTGGCTAGAAGATTTCCTTGCAGATTATGAAAATACAGTAATCGTAGTATCTCACGACCGTCACTTCTTGGATACCGTGTGTACTCACATTGGAGATTTAGATTATGCTAAACTTAACCTTTACACAGGTAACTACTCTTTCTGGTACCAAGCATCTCAGCTAGCAACAAGACAAAGAGCTCAGGCTAACAAAAAGGCTGAAGAAAAGAAAAAGGAACTTCAGGACTTCATTGCACGATTCAGTTCTAACGTTGCTAAAGCTAAACAGGCTACTGCAAGAAAGAAAATGATCGACAAGTTAAACATTGACGATATTAAGCCTTCTTCAAGAAGATACCCTGCTATCATTTTCGAAATGGAAAGAGAAGCGGGAGATCAGATCCTTGATGTAAAAGGTCTTGAAAAAACAAAAGACGGCGAATTATTATTCTCTAATATTGATTTAAATCTTAAAAAAGGAGATAAAGTAGCTGTACTTTCGAAAAACTCTTTAGCGATCACAGAATTTTTCGAAATTTTAGCTGGAAACGTTGAAGCGGACAAAGGAACTGTTGCTTGGGGAGTTACAACAAACCAGTCTCATATGCCTTTAGATAACACCAATTTCTTCCAGGAAGATTTAAGCCTTGTTGATTGGTTAAGACAATTCACTAAAAACGATGAAGAGCGTCACGAGGAATTCGTAAGAGGATTCTTAGGAAGAATGCTTTTCTCAGGTGATGAAGCGTTGAAATCGTGTAAAGTACTTTCAGGAGGTGAAAAAATGAGATGTATGTTCAGCAGAATGATGCTTCAGAAAGCTAACGTTCTTTTATTAGATGAACCTACCAACCACTTAGACCTTGAAAGTATCACAACATTGAACAACTCATTGTCTAACTTCAAAGGAAATCTTTTATTGGCATCTCATGACCACGAAATGTTGTCAACTGTCTGTAACAGAATCATCGAATTAACTCCTAACGGAATCATCGATAGAGAAATGACTTATGACGAATACCTTGCTGACAAAAAAGTGAAGGAATTAAGAGAAAAAATGTATTCTTAA
- a CDS encoding M48 family metallopeptidase, whose translation MKKIIVCLTFLGAMNSMNAQFNLGKAAGVVSKGAKALTFTNEDAIKLSKESVDWMDKNNQVAGPKDPYTVRLNKLFGKHKTQDGLNLNYKVYKVKDINAFACADGSVRVFSSLMDIMTDNELLAVIGHEIGHVKNEDTKDAMKSAYLKAAALDAASSASGAVATLNDSQIGKMANEFLDATHSKKQESEADTYSYDFMKANKYDVVGAYTAFKKLALLSGGSTQSGFEKMFNSHPDSEKRAQAIKKRAEKDGLWKDPGTVALPTTKLTK comes from the coding sequence ATGAAAAAAATTATCGTATGCCTTACTTTTTTAGGCGCAATGAATTCAATGAATGCACAATTTAATCTCGGAAAAGCTGCCGGGGTTGTTTCAAAAGGTGCAAAAGCTTTAACATTTACCAACGAAGATGCTATTAAATTATCCAAAGAATCGGTAGATTGGATGGATAAAAACAATCAGGTAGCAGGGCCAAAAGATCCTTATACTGTAAGATTGAACAAATTGTTTGGAAAACACAAAACACAAGACGGTCTGAATTTGAACTATAAAGTCTATAAAGTAAAAGATATCAATGCTTTTGCTTGTGCAGACGGAAGTGTGCGTGTATTCTCTTCTTTGATGGATATCATGACAGATAACGAACTGTTGGCTGTAATTGGTCACGAAATCGGTCACGTTAAAAATGAAGATACAAAAGATGCTATGAAATCTGCTTATTTAAAAGCAGCAGCATTAGATGCCGCTTCATCAGCATCCGGTGCAGTAGCTACTCTTAATGATAGCCAGATCGGAAAAATGGCAAACGAATTTTTGGATGCTACTCACAGTAAAAAGCAAGAATCTGAGGCAGATACCTATTCTTATGATTTTATGAAAGCTAATAAGTATGATGTAGTAGGGGCTTATACTGCTTTCAAGAAACTAGCTTTACTATCAGGAGGAAGTACACAATCCGGTTTTGAAAAGATGTTCAACTCTCACCCGGATAGTGAAAAAAGAGCCCAGGCAATCAAGAAGAGAGCAGAAAAAGACGGGTTATGGAAAGATCCTGGTACTGTGGCTCTTCCAACAACGAAACTTACAAAATAA
- a CDS encoding YebC/PmpR family DNA-binding transcriptional regulator, producing MGRAFEYRKASKMARWDKMAKTFSKIGKDIALAVKAGGTDPEANPALRRCIQNAKGANMPKDNVERAIKKASGADAENYEEVTYEGYGQGGVAFFVECTTNNTTRTVANVRAIFNKFDGNLGKNGELAFIFDRKGIFTIDLAQVKMDWDDFEMEMIDGGAEDVEKDEEEVMITTAFEDFGSLSHKLDELGIEAKSAELQRIPNNTKEVNEDQFKANMKMLERFEDDDDVQNVYHNMEITEELMNSL from the coding sequence ATGGGAAGAGCATTTGAATATAGAAAAGCTTCTAAAATGGCCAGATGGGATAAAATGGCTAAGACTTTCTCTAAAATAGGTAAAGATATTGCATTAGCAGTAAAAGCAGGGGGAACAGATCCTGAAGCTAACCCGGCATTAAGAAGATGTATCCAGAATGCGAAAGGGGCAAACATGCCTAAGGATAATGTAGAAAGAGCGATCAAAAAAGCAAGCGGTGCTGATGCTGAAAACTATGAAGAAGTTACTTATGAAGGATATGGACAAGGTGGTGTTGCTTTTTTTGTAGAATGTACTACAAACAACACAACAAGAACCGTAGCGAATGTAAGAGCTATTTTCAATAAGTTTGATGGTAACCTTGGTAAAAATGGTGAGCTAGCATTTATCTTCGACAGAAAAGGAATTTTCACCATCGATTTGGCACAGGTAAAAATGGATTGGGATGATTTCGAAATGGAAATGATTGATGGAGGAGCAGAAGATGTGGAAAAAGATGAAGAAGAAGTAATGATTACGACCGCTTTTGAAGATTTCGGTTCTTTATCTCACAAATTAGACGAACTGGGAATTGAAGCAAAAAGTGCAGAATTACAAAGAATTCCAAATAATACAAAAGAAGTAAACGAAGATCAGTTCAAAGCTAATATGAAAATGCTTGAGCGTTTCGAAGATGACGATGATGTTCAGAACGTTTACCACAACATGGAAATCACTGAAGAGCTGATGAACTCTTTATAA
- a CDS encoding OmpA family protein, whose translation MKNLKLGISALALTVASTVFAQTTNNPWLIGVGAHAENHVAARSSFGNTFSAKNLTKNLFNMNSYSITPPLSKLTVARNVGKGLVIDWQTSVGNVENKRFNMGKEFFLMTGLGFQAHAAGLLWNEESWFDPYLRVGANYLRHDYTGQSFPQNGLDANGNVLDRAVPNGKDGNEAGKANHFTVATGAGANFWVTKNFGLGVQGDYVSTPGDKSTVANFWQASASILFRFGNRDRDKDGILDKDDLCPDTPGLPEFQGCPDTDGDGVPDKDDQCPDVAGPVENNGCPWPDTDGDGVIDKDDACPTVAGPAENKGCPWPDTDGDGILDKDDACPTVPGLPEYNGCPKPKDVIAKDATGALKGILFNFNKATIRPESNTKLDEAARIINESKDGTFLVTGHTDAKGAAAYNLKLSRERAASVVGALEARGVNGNQLKSTGVGSRDAQVPAKASDADRMVDRKVVVEAINGAAWDALKKSDLDVVVKKTVVKKGKAPAKKKAPAKKKK comes from the coding sequence ATGAAAAATCTAAAATTAGGAATTTCAGCATTGGCGCTTACCGTTGCCTCTACTGTTTTCGCACAGACTACCAACAATCCGTGGTTAATCGGAGTTGGTGCTCACGCTGAAAACCACGTAGCAGCAAGATCTTCATTCGGTAACACGTTCTCTGCGAAAAATTTGACAAAGAACCTGTTCAACATGAACAGTTATTCTATTACACCTCCACTATCTAAGTTAACAGTTGCTAGAAACGTTGGTAAAGGTTTAGTTATTGACTGGCAAACTTCTGTTGGAAATGTTGAAAACAAAAGATTCAACATGGGGAAAGAATTTTTCCTAATGACAGGTCTTGGTTTCCAGGCTCACGCAGCAGGTCTTTTATGGAACGAAGAATCTTGGTTTGATCCATATTTAAGAGTTGGTGCTAACTACCTTAGACATGACTATACTGGGCAATCTTTCCCACAAAATGGTCTTGATGCTAATGGTAATGTACTAGATAGAGCTGTTCCTAACGGAAAAGATGGTAACGAGGCTGGTAAAGCTAACCACTTTACAGTGGCTACTGGTGCTGGTGCTAACTTCTGGGTAACTAAAAACTTCGGTCTTGGTGTCCAAGGAGATTATGTATCAACTCCAGGTGATAAGTCTACAGTTGCTAACTTCTGGCAAGCTTCTGCATCTATCTTATTCAGATTTGGAAACAGAGACAGAGATAAGGATGGTATCCTAGATAAAGACGATCTTTGTCCAGATACACCAGGTCTTCCAGAATTCCAAGGATGTCCTGATACTGACGGTGACGGAGTTCCAGATAAAGACGATCAATGTCCAGATGTAGCTGGTCCAGTTGAAAACAACGGTTGTCCTTGGCCAGATACAGACGGTGATGGTGTTATCGACAAAGATGATGCTTGTCCTACTGTAGCAGGTCCTGCTGAAAACAAAGGTTGTCCTTGGCCAGATACAGACGGTGACGGTATCCTTGATAAAGACGATGCTTGTCCTACTGTTCCAGGTCTTCCAGAATACAACGGATGTCCTAAACCAAAAGACGTAATTGCTAAAGATGCTACAGGTGCTCTTAAAGGTATCTTGTTCAACTTTAACAAAGCGACTATCAGACCAGAATCTAACACTAAGTTAGATGAAGCTGCTAGAATTATTAATGAGTCTAAAGATGGTACTTTCTTAGTAACAGGTCACACTGATGCTAAAGGTGCTGCTGCTTACAACTTGAAACTTTCAAGAGAAAGAGCTGCTTCTGTAGTAGGTGCTCTTGAAGCTAGAGGAGTTAACGGTAATCAGTTAAAATCAACTGGTGTTGGTTCTAGAGATGCTCAAGTTCCTGCAAAAGCTTCTGACGCTGATAGAATGGTTGACAGAAAAGTAGTTGTTGAAGCTATCAACGGTGCTGCTTGGGATGCACTTAAGAAATCTGATCTAGACGTAGTAGTGAAGAAGACTGTAGTGAAGAAAGGTAAAGCTCCAGCTAAGAAAAAAGCTCCAGCTAAAAAGAAAAAATAA
- the nadD gene encoding nicotinate (nicotinamide) nucleotide adenylyltransferase, whose amino-acid sequence MKKIGLFFGSFNPIHIGHLILANYILENSDMDELWFVVSPQNPFKDKKSLLKDHNRLDMVQLAVKNYPNMRASNVEFSLPKPSYTIDTLTYLHEKHPDYSFSLIMGEDNLDSLHKWKNSDALIKNHHIIVYPRVFEGEKKDSEYLQHENISMIKAPVIEISATEIRNMIKEGKNVRPMLPPEVFEYLDGSNFYQ is encoded by the coding sequence ATGAAAAAAATTGGTCTATTCTTCGGATCTTTTAATCCGATCCATATCGGACATCTTATTTTAGCGAATTATATTCTGGAAAATTCAGATATGGATGAGCTATGGTTTGTAGTGAGTCCACAGAATCCTTTTAAAGACAAAAAATCTTTATTGAAGGATCACAACAGGTTGGATATGGTACAACTTGCAGTAAAAAATTATCCGAATATGCGGGCTTCCAATGTAGAGTTTTCTCTTCCGAAGCCAAGCTATACCATCGATACGCTTACTTATCTTCATGAAAAGCATCCTGATTATTCTTTCAGTCTTATTATGGGTGAGGATAATTTAGACAGTCTTCACAAATGGAAAAATTCTGATGCATTGATCAAAAATCATCATATCATTGTTTATCCAAGAGTATTTGAAGGGGAAAAGAAAGATTCTGAATATCTTCAGCATGAAAATATTTCTATGATAAAAGCTCCTGTGATCGAAATTTCTGCGACTGAAATCCGTAATATGATTAAAGAAGGAAAGAATGTAAGACCAATGTTACCGCCTGAAGTTTTTGAGTATTTGGATGGAAGTAATTTTTATCAATAA